One part of the Symphalangus syndactylus isolate Jambi chromosome 1, NHGRI_mSymSyn1-v2.1_pri, whole genome shotgun sequence genome encodes these proteins:
- the USP19 gene encoding ubiquitin carboxyl-terminal hydrolase 19 isoform X19 has translation MSGGASATGPRRGPPGLEDATSKKKQKDRANQESKDGDPRKETGSRYVAQAGLELLASGDPSASASRAAGITGSRHHTRLFFPSSSGSASTPREEQTKEGACEDPHDLLATPPPELLLDWRQSAEEVIVKLRVGVGPLQLEDVDAAFTDTDCVVRFAGGQQWGGVFYAEIKSSCAKVQTRKGSLLHLTLPKKVPMLTWPSLLKKPLGTQELVPGLQCQENGQELSPIALEPGPEPHRAKQEARNQKRAQGRGEVGSGAGPGAQAGPSAKRAVHLCRGPEGEGSRDDPGPRGDAPPFVADPATQVEADEQLCIPPLNPQACLLGSEENLAPLAGEKAVPPGNDPVSPAMVRCRNPGKDDCAKEEMAVAADGATLVDEPESMVNLAFVKNDSYEKGPDSVVVHVYVKEICRDTSRVLFREQDFTLIFQTRDGNFLRLHPGCGPHTIFRWQVKLRNLIEPEQCTFCFTASRIDICLRKRQSQRWGGLEAPAARGAVGGAKVAVPTGPTPLDSTPPGGAPHPLTGQEEARAVEKDKSKARSEDTGLDNVAARTPMEHVTPKPETHLASPKPTCMVPPMPHSPVSGDSVEEEEEEEKKVCLPGFTGLVNLGNTCFMNSVIQSLSNTRELRDFFHDRSFEAEINYNNPLGTGGRLAIGFAVLLRALWKGTHHAFQPSKLKAIVASKASQFTGYAQHDAQEFMAFLLDGLHEDLNRIQNKPYTETVDSDGRPDEVVAEEAWQRHKMRNDSFIVDLFQGQYKSKLVCPVCAKVSITFDPFLYLPVPLPQKQKVLPVFYFAREPHSKPIKFLVSVSKENSTASEVLDSLSQSVHVKPENLRLAEVIKNRFHRVFLPSHSLDTVSPSDMLLCFELLSSELAKERVVVLEVQQRPQVPSVPISKCAACQRKQQSEDEKLKRCTRCYRVGYCNQLCQKTHWPDHKGLCRPENIGYPFLVSVPASRLTYARLAQLLEGYARYSVSVFQPPFQPGRMALESQSPGCTTLLSTGSLEVGDSERDPIQPPELQLVTPMAEGDTGLPRVWAAPDRGPVPSTSGISSEMLASGPIEVGSLSAGERVSRPEAAVPGYQHPSEAMNAHTPQFFIYKIDSSSREQRLEDKGDTPLELGDDCSLALVWRNNERLQEFVLVASKELECAEDPGSAGEAARAGHFTLDQCLNLFTRPEVLAPEEAWYCPQCKQHREASKQLLLWRLPNVLIVQLKRFSFRSFIWRDKINDLVEFPVRNLDLSKFCIGQKEEQLPSYDLYAVINHYGGMIGGHYTACARLPNDRSSQRSDVGWRLFDDSTVTTVDESQVVTRYAYVLFYRRRNSPVERPPRAGHSEHHRDLGPAAEAAASQASRIWQELEAEEEPVPEGPGPLGPWGPQDWVGPLPRGPTTPDEGCLRYFVLGTVAALVALVLNVFYPLVSQSRWR, from the exons ATGTCTGGTGGGGCCAGTGCCACAGGCCCAAGGAGAGGGCCCCCAGGACTGGAGGACGCCACTAGTAAGAAGAAGCAGAAGGATCGAGCAAACCAGGAGAGCAAGGATGGAGATCCTAGGAAAG agacagggtctcgatatgttgcccaggctggtcttgaacttctggcgtcaggtgatccttctgcctcagcctcccgtgcagctgggatcacaggctcacgccaccacacccggctattctTTCCTTCATCGTCAGGGTCAGCATCCACTCCTCGAGAGGAGCAGACCAAAGAGG GAGCTTGTGAAGACCCTCATGATCTCTTGGCTACTCCCCCTCCAGAGTTGCTGCTCGATTGGAGGCAGAGTGCAGAAGAGGTGATTGTCAAGCTTCGTGTGGGAGTAGGTCCCCTGCAGCTGGAGGATGTAGATGCTGCTTTCACAGATACGGACTGTGTGGTACGGTTTGCAG GTGGTCAGCAGTGGGGTGGTGTCTTCTATGCTGAGATAAAAAGCTCTTGTGCTAAAGTGCAAACCCGCAAGGGCAGTCTCCTGCACCTGACACTGCCCAAAAAGGTGCCTATGCTCACGTGGCCCTCCCTCCTG AAGAAACCTCTAGGGACCCAGGAGCTGGTGCCGGGGCTGCAGTGCCAGGAGAATGGGCAGGAACTGTCTCCCATTGCCCTGGAGCCAGGCCCTGAGCCCCACCGGGCTAAGCAGGAGGCCCGGAACCAGAAGCGGGCCCAGGGCCGTGGTGAGGTAGGCTCAGGGGCTGGCCCCGGGGCCCAGGCAGGGCCCAGCGCCAAGAGGGCTGTGCATCTCTGCAGAGGGCCAGAGGGGGAAGGGTCCAGGGATGACCCTGGACCCCGGGGTGATGCCCCACCCTTCGTGGCTGACCCAGCCACCCAG GTTGAGGCTGATGAACAGCTTTGCATACCACCGCTGAACCCCCAAgcctgccttctgggctcagagGAGAATTTAGCCCCTTTGGCAGGAGAGAAAGCAGTGCCTCCCGGGAATGACCCAGTCTCTCCAGCCATGGTCCGGTGCAGAAACCCTGGGAAAGATGACTGTGCCAAGGAGGAGATGGCAGTGGCAGCAGATGGTGCAACCTTGGTGGATG AGCCTGAGTCGATGGTGAACCTGGCATTTGTCAAGAATGACTCGTATGAGAAGGGCCCGGATTCAGTGGTGGTGCACGTGTACGTGAAGGAGATCTGCAGGGACACCTCAAGAGTACTTTTCCGTGAGCAGGACTTCACGCTCATCTTCCAGACCAG GGATGGAAACTTCCTGAGGCTGCACCCGGGCTGTGGGCCCCACACCATCTTCCGTTGGCAGGTGAAGCTCAG GAATCTGATTGAGCCAGAGCAGTGCACCTTCTGTTTCACGGCTTCTCGCATCGACATCTGCCTTCGTAAGAGGCAGAGTCAGCGCTGGGGGGGCCTGGAGGCCCCGGCTGCACGAG GTGCAGTGGGTGGTGCAAAGGTTGCCGTGCCGACAGGTCCAACCCCTCTGGATTCAACCCCACCAGGAGgtgctccccaccccctgacaggccagGAGGAGGCCCGGGCTGTGGAGAAGGATAAATCCAAGGCACGATCTGAGGACACAGGGCTAGACAATGTGGCAGCGCGCACACCCATGGAGCATGTAACCCCAAAGCCAGAGACACATCTGGCCTCG CCCAAGCCTACATGCATGGTGCCTCCCATGCCCCACAGCCCAGTTAGTGGAGACAgcgtggaggaggaggaagaggaagagaagaaggtgtGTCTGCCAGGCTTCACTGGCCTTGTCAATTTAGGCAACACCTGCTTCATGAACAGCGTCATTCAGTCTCTGTCCAACACTCGGGAACTCCGGGACTTCTTCCATG ACCGCTCCTTTGAGGCTGAGATCAACTACAACAACCCACTAGGGACTGGTGGGCGTCTGGCCATTGGCTTTGCAGTGCTGCTTCGGGCGCTGTGGAAGGGCACCCACCATGCCTTCCAGCCTTCCAAGTTGAAG GCCATTGTGGCGAGTAAGGCCAGCCAGTTCACAGGCTATGCACAGCATGATGCCCAGGAGTTCATGGCTTTCCTGCTGGATGGGCTGCACGAGGACCTGAATCGCATTCAGAACAAGCCCTACACAGAGACCGTGGATTCAGATGGGCGGCCCGATGAG GTGGTAGCTGAGGAAGCATGGCAGCGGCACAAGATGAGGAATGACTCTTTCATCGTGGACCTATTTCAGGGGCAGTACAAGTCAAAGCTGGTGTGCCCTGTGTGTGCCAAG GTCTCCATCACTTTTGACCCGTTTCTTTATCTGCCGGTGCCCTTGCCACAAAAGCAAAAGGTTCTCCCTGTCTTTTATTTTGCCCGAGAGCCCCACAGCAAGCCCATCAAG TTCCTGGTGAGCGTCAGCAAGGAGAACTCCACTGCAAGCGAAGTATTGGACTCCCTCTCTCAGAGCGTTCATGTGAAGCCTGAGAACCTGCGTTTGGCGGAG GTAATTAAGAATCGTTTCCATCGTGTGTTCCTACCCTCCCACTCACTGGACACTGTGTCCCCATCTGATATGCTCCTCTGCTTTGAGCTCCTATCCTCAGAGTTGGCTAAGGAGCGGGTAGTGGTGCTAGAGGTGCAACAG CGCCCCCAGGTGCCCAGCGTCCCCATCTCCAAGTGTGCAGCCTGCCAGCGGAAGCAACAGTCGGAGGATGAAAAGCTGAAGCGCTGTACCCGGTGCTACCGTGTGGGCTACTGCAACCA GCTCTGCCAGAAAACCCACTGGCCTGACCACAAGGGCCTCTGCCGACCTGAGAACATTGGCTACCCCTTCCTCGTCAGTGTACCTGCCTCACGCCTCACTTATGCCCGCCTTGCTCAGTTGCTAGAGGGCTATGCCCG GTACTCTGTGAGTGTATTCCAGCCACCCTTTCAGCCTGGCCGCATGGCCTTGGAGTCTCAGAGCCCTGGCTGCACCACACTGCTCTCCACTGGCTCCCTGGAGGTTGGGGACAGCGAGAGGGACCCCATTCAGCCACCTGAGCTCCAGCTCGTGACCCCTATGGCTGAGGGGGACACAGGGCTTCCCCGGGTGTGGGCAGCCCCTGACCGGGGTCCTGTGCCCAGCACCAGTGGAATTTCTTCTGAGATGCTGGCCAGTGGGCCCATTGAGGTTGGCTCCTTGTCTGCTGGTGAGAGGGTGTCCCGACCCGAAG CTGCTGTGCCTGGGTACCAGCATCCAAGTGAAGCTATGAATGCCCACACACCCcagttcttcatctataaaattgacTCATCCAGCCGAGAGCAGCGGCTAGAGGACAAAG GAGACACCCCACTGGAGCTGGGTGACGACTGTAGCCTGGCTCTCGTCTGGCGGAACAACGAGCGCTTGCAGGAGTTTGTGTTGGTAGCCTCCAAGGAGCTGGAATGTGCTGAGGATCCAGGCTCTGCCGGTGAGGCTGCCCGGGCCGGCCACTTCACCCTGGACCAGTGCCTCAACCTCTTCACACGGCCTGAGGTGCTGGCACCCGAGGAGGCCTG GTACTGCCCACAGTGCAAACAGCACCGTGAGGCCTCCAAGCAGCTGTTGCTATGGCGCCTGCCAAATGTTCTCATCGTGCAGCTCAAGCGCTTCTCCTTTCGTAGTTTTATCTGGCGTGATAAGATCAATGACTTGGTGGAGTTCCCTGTTAG GAACCTGGACCTGAGCAAGTTCTGCATTGGTCAGAAAGAGGAGCAGCTGCCCAGCTACGATCTATATGCTGTCATCAACCACTATGGAGGCATGATTGGTGGCCACTACACTGCCTGTGCACGCCTGCCCAATGATCGTAGCAGTCAGCGCAGTGACGTGG GCTGGCGCTTGTTTGATGACAGCACAGTGACAACGGTAGACGAGAGCCAGGTTGTGACGCGTTATGCCTATGTACTCTTCTACCGCCGGCGGAACTCTCCTGTGGAGAGGCCCCCCAGGGCAGGTCACTCTGAGCACCACCGAGACCTAGGCCCTGCAGCTGAGGCTGCTGCCAGCCAG
- the USP19 gene encoding ubiquitin carboxyl-terminal hydrolase 19 isoform X18: MSGGASATGPRRGPPGLEDATSKKKQKDRANQESKDGDPRKETGSRYVAQAGLELLASGDPSASASRAAGITGSRHHTRLFFPSSSGSASTPREEQTKEGACEDPHDLLATPPPELLLDWRQSAEEVIVKLRVGVGPLQLEDVDAAFTDTDCVVRFAGGQQWGGVFYAEIKSSCAKVQTRKGSLLHLTLPKKVPMLTWPSLLKKPLGTQELVPGLQCQENGQELSPIALEPGPEPHRAKQEARNQKRAQGRGEVGSGAGPGAQAGPSAKRAVHLCRGPEGEGSRDDPGPRGDAPPFVADPATQVEADEQLCIPPLNPQACLLGSEENLAPLAGEKAVPPGNDPVSPAMVRCRNPGKDDCAKEEMAVAADGATLVDGKEPESMVNLAFVKNDSYEKGPDSVVVHVYVKEICRDTSRVLFREQDFTLIFQTRDGNFLRLHPGCGPHTIFRWQVKLRNLIEPEQCTFCFTASRIDICLRKRQSQRWGGLEAPAARGAVGGAKVAVPTGPTPLDSTPPGGAPHPLTGQEEARAVEKDKSKARSEDTGLDNVAARTPMEHVTPKPETHLASPKPTCMVPPMPHSPVSGDSVEEEEEEEKKVCLPGFTGLVNLGNTCFMNSVIQSLSNTRELRDFFHDRSFEAEINYNNPLGTGGRLAIGFAVLLRALWKGTHHAFQPSKLKAIVASKASQFTGYAQHDAQEFMAFLLDGLHEDLNRIQNKPYTETVDSDGRPDEVVAEEAWQRHKMRNDSFIVDLFQGQYKSKLVCPVCAKVSITFDPFLYLPVPLPQKQKVLPVFYFAREPHSKPIKFLVSVSKENSTASEVLDSLSQSVHVKPENLRLAEVIKNRFHRVFLPSHSLDTVSPSDMLLCFELLSSELAKERVVVLEVQQRPQVPSVPISKCAACQRKQQSEDEKLKRCTRCYRVGYCNQLCQKTHWPDHKGLCRPENIGYPFLVSVPASRLTYARLAQLLEGYARYSVSVFQPPFQPGRMALESQSPGCTTLLSTGSLEVGDSERDPIQPPELQLVTPMAEGDTGLPRVWAAPDRGPVPSTSGISSEMLASGPIEVGSLSAGERVSRPEAAVPGYQHPSEAMNAHTPQFFIYKIDSSSREQRLEDKGDTPLELGDDCSLALVWRNNERLQEFVLVASKELECAEDPGSAGEAARAGHFTLDQCLNLFTRPEVLAPEEAWYCPQCKQHREASKQLLLWRLPNVLIVQLKRFSFRSFIWRDKINDLVEFPVRNLDLSKFCIGQKEEQLPSYDLYAVINHYGGMIGGHYTACARLPNDRSSQRSDVGWRLFDDSTVTTVDESQVVTRYAYVLFYRRRNSPVERPPRAGHSEHHRDLGPAAEAAASQASRIWQELEAEEEPVPEGPGPLGPWGPQDWVGPLPRGPTTPDEGCLRYFVLGTVAALVALVLNVFYPLVSQSRWR, translated from the exons ATGTCTGGTGGGGCCAGTGCCACAGGCCCAAGGAGAGGGCCCCCAGGACTGGAGGACGCCACTAGTAAGAAGAAGCAGAAGGATCGAGCAAACCAGGAGAGCAAGGATGGAGATCCTAGGAAAG agacagggtctcgatatgttgcccaggctggtcttgaacttctggcgtcaggtgatccttctgcctcagcctcccgtgcagctgggatcacaggctcacgccaccacacccggctattctTTCCTTCATCGTCAGGGTCAGCATCCACTCCTCGAGAGGAGCAGACCAAAGAGG GAGCTTGTGAAGACCCTCATGATCTCTTGGCTACTCCCCCTCCAGAGTTGCTGCTCGATTGGAGGCAGAGTGCAGAAGAGGTGATTGTCAAGCTTCGTGTGGGAGTAGGTCCCCTGCAGCTGGAGGATGTAGATGCTGCTTTCACAGATACGGACTGTGTGGTACGGTTTGCAG GTGGTCAGCAGTGGGGTGGTGTCTTCTATGCTGAGATAAAAAGCTCTTGTGCTAAAGTGCAAACCCGCAAGGGCAGTCTCCTGCACCTGACACTGCCCAAAAAGGTGCCTATGCTCACGTGGCCCTCCCTCCTG AAGAAACCTCTAGGGACCCAGGAGCTGGTGCCGGGGCTGCAGTGCCAGGAGAATGGGCAGGAACTGTCTCCCATTGCCCTGGAGCCAGGCCCTGAGCCCCACCGGGCTAAGCAGGAGGCCCGGAACCAGAAGCGGGCCCAGGGCCGTGGTGAGGTAGGCTCAGGGGCTGGCCCCGGGGCCCAGGCAGGGCCCAGCGCCAAGAGGGCTGTGCATCTCTGCAGAGGGCCAGAGGGGGAAGGGTCCAGGGATGACCCTGGACCCCGGGGTGATGCCCCACCCTTCGTGGCTGACCCAGCCACCCAG GTTGAGGCTGATGAACAGCTTTGCATACCACCGCTGAACCCCCAAgcctgccttctgggctcagagGAGAATTTAGCCCCTTTGGCAGGAGAGAAAGCAGTGCCTCCCGGGAATGACCCAGTCTCTCCAGCCATGGTCCGGTGCAGAAACCCTGGGAAAGATGACTGTGCCAAGGAGGAGATGGCAGTGGCAGCAGATGGTGCAACCTTGGTGGATGGTaaag AGCCTGAGTCGATGGTGAACCTGGCATTTGTCAAGAATGACTCGTATGAGAAGGGCCCGGATTCAGTGGTGGTGCACGTGTACGTGAAGGAGATCTGCAGGGACACCTCAAGAGTACTTTTCCGTGAGCAGGACTTCACGCTCATCTTCCAGACCAG GGATGGAAACTTCCTGAGGCTGCACCCGGGCTGTGGGCCCCACACCATCTTCCGTTGGCAGGTGAAGCTCAG GAATCTGATTGAGCCAGAGCAGTGCACCTTCTGTTTCACGGCTTCTCGCATCGACATCTGCCTTCGTAAGAGGCAGAGTCAGCGCTGGGGGGGCCTGGAGGCCCCGGCTGCACGAG GTGCAGTGGGTGGTGCAAAGGTTGCCGTGCCGACAGGTCCAACCCCTCTGGATTCAACCCCACCAGGAGgtgctccccaccccctgacaggccagGAGGAGGCCCGGGCTGTGGAGAAGGATAAATCCAAGGCACGATCTGAGGACACAGGGCTAGACAATGTGGCAGCGCGCACACCCATGGAGCATGTAACCCCAAAGCCAGAGACACATCTGGCCTCG CCCAAGCCTACATGCATGGTGCCTCCCATGCCCCACAGCCCAGTTAGTGGAGACAgcgtggaggaggaggaagaggaagagaagaaggtgtGTCTGCCAGGCTTCACTGGCCTTGTCAATTTAGGCAACACCTGCTTCATGAACAGCGTCATTCAGTCTCTGTCCAACACTCGGGAACTCCGGGACTTCTTCCATG ACCGCTCCTTTGAGGCTGAGATCAACTACAACAACCCACTAGGGACTGGTGGGCGTCTGGCCATTGGCTTTGCAGTGCTGCTTCGGGCGCTGTGGAAGGGCACCCACCATGCCTTCCAGCCTTCCAAGTTGAAG GCCATTGTGGCGAGTAAGGCCAGCCAGTTCACAGGCTATGCACAGCATGATGCCCAGGAGTTCATGGCTTTCCTGCTGGATGGGCTGCACGAGGACCTGAATCGCATTCAGAACAAGCCCTACACAGAGACCGTGGATTCAGATGGGCGGCCCGATGAG GTGGTAGCTGAGGAAGCATGGCAGCGGCACAAGATGAGGAATGACTCTTTCATCGTGGACCTATTTCAGGGGCAGTACAAGTCAAAGCTGGTGTGCCCTGTGTGTGCCAAG GTCTCCATCACTTTTGACCCGTTTCTTTATCTGCCGGTGCCCTTGCCACAAAAGCAAAAGGTTCTCCCTGTCTTTTATTTTGCCCGAGAGCCCCACAGCAAGCCCATCAAG TTCCTGGTGAGCGTCAGCAAGGAGAACTCCACTGCAAGCGAAGTATTGGACTCCCTCTCTCAGAGCGTTCATGTGAAGCCTGAGAACCTGCGTTTGGCGGAG GTAATTAAGAATCGTTTCCATCGTGTGTTCCTACCCTCCCACTCACTGGACACTGTGTCCCCATCTGATATGCTCCTCTGCTTTGAGCTCCTATCCTCAGAGTTGGCTAAGGAGCGGGTAGTGGTGCTAGAGGTGCAACAG CGCCCCCAGGTGCCCAGCGTCCCCATCTCCAAGTGTGCAGCCTGCCAGCGGAAGCAACAGTCGGAGGATGAAAAGCTGAAGCGCTGTACCCGGTGCTACCGTGTGGGCTACTGCAACCA GCTCTGCCAGAAAACCCACTGGCCTGACCACAAGGGCCTCTGCCGACCTGAGAACATTGGCTACCCCTTCCTCGTCAGTGTACCTGCCTCACGCCTCACTTATGCCCGCCTTGCTCAGTTGCTAGAGGGCTATGCCCG GTACTCTGTGAGTGTATTCCAGCCACCCTTTCAGCCTGGCCGCATGGCCTTGGAGTCTCAGAGCCCTGGCTGCACCACACTGCTCTCCACTGGCTCCCTGGAGGTTGGGGACAGCGAGAGGGACCCCATTCAGCCACCTGAGCTCCAGCTCGTGACCCCTATGGCTGAGGGGGACACAGGGCTTCCCCGGGTGTGGGCAGCCCCTGACCGGGGTCCTGTGCCCAGCACCAGTGGAATTTCTTCTGAGATGCTGGCCAGTGGGCCCATTGAGGTTGGCTCCTTGTCTGCTGGTGAGAGGGTGTCCCGACCCGAAG CTGCTGTGCCTGGGTACCAGCATCCAAGTGAAGCTATGAATGCCCACACACCCcagttcttcatctataaaattgacTCATCCAGCCGAGAGCAGCGGCTAGAGGACAAAG GAGACACCCCACTGGAGCTGGGTGACGACTGTAGCCTGGCTCTCGTCTGGCGGAACAACGAGCGCTTGCAGGAGTTTGTGTTGGTAGCCTCCAAGGAGCTGGAATGTGCTGAGGATCCAGGCTCTGCCGGTGAGGCTGCCCGGGCCGGCCACTTCACCCTGGACCAGTGCCTCAACCTCTTCACACGGCCTGAGGTGCTGGCACCCGAGGAGGCCTG GTACTGCCCACAGTGCAAACAGCACCGTGAGGCCTCCAAGCAGCTGTTGCTATGGCGCCTGCCAAATGTTCTCATCGTGCAGCTCAAGCGCTTCTCCTTTCGTAGTTTTATCTGGCGTGATAAGATCAATGACTTGGTGGAGTTCCCTGTTAG GAACCTGGACCTGAGCAAGTTCTGCATTGGTCAGAAAGAGGAGCAGCTGCCCAGCTACGATCTATATGCTGTCATCAACCACTATGGAGGCATGATTGGTGGCCACTACACTGCCTGTGCACGCCTGCCCAATGATCGTAGCAGTCAGCGCAGTGACGTGG GCTGGCGCTTGTTTGATGACAGCACAGTGACAACGGTAGACGAGAGCCAGGTTGTGACGCGTTATGCCTATGTACTCTTCTACCGCCGGCGGAACTCTCCTGTGGAGAGGCCCCCCAGGGCAGGTCACTCTGAGCACCACCGAGACCTAGGCCCTGCAGCTGAGGCTGCTGCCAGCCAG